From Paenibacillus graminis, a single genomic window includes:
- a CDS encoding anti-sigma factor family protein produces the protein MNCATAKEWMPHYIDGLLSPEAELRIRLHIESCPDCAQWLEEAKEMSALWNEMESGQEPLDFLDVPDITADVMAQVEQLETGRRERAVRTTMARRRTAPRTSWIHYGVAVGLTFLLLQLGVFQDMAYGITEINGHMSTSVSAWLNPDSVNK, from the coding sequence ATGAACTGTGCAACTGCAAAAGAATGGATGCCGCATTATATCGATGGCTTGCTGTCTCCAGAAGCGGAGCTGAGAATCCGGCTGCACATCGAGTCTTGTCCCGATTGCGCTCAGTGGCTGGAGGAAGCGAAGGAAATGTCTGCTTTATGGAATGAAATGGAGAGCGGACAGGAGCCTTTGGATTTTTTGGATGTCCCGGATATCACTGCCGATGTCATGGCTCAGGTTGAACAGCTGGAGACAGGACGCCGGGAACGGGCGGTCAGAACAACTATGGCAAGACGCCGCACAGCGCCCAGAACCTCATGGATACACTATGGAGTCGCGGTCGGCCTGACGTTCCTGCTGCTGCAGCTTGGTGTGTTCCAAGATATGGCTTACGGCATTACTGAGATTAACGGGCATATGTCCACATCGGTCAGCGCCTGGCTTAACCCTGACAGTGTGAATAAATAA
- a CDS encoding DUF4097 family beta strand repeat-containing protein — translation MARWKIGSFTAALGCIILGVIIVLAQFDVITYQALGYLWPALLILFGLETLLRIFIKSDAKTRISGWAVVLIVILVAASGAQKVLADGSLSGIFGNTQLVPVNGTADVQPGIKNVKIELPYGKVKINGVEGSKLDYDGKLELPGDSDQEASSALAQKWTVIAAGDTLTMKLEGNSGWLSNIHIGFNLKDPYLNVSLPSNLAVEVETNDGSIEAGNLQSGIEVDTSNGRLDIHDVAGGVDAHTSNGTITAQNVKGEVKLVSSNGAIDLGNIDGSLYAKSSNGKITINSGITGEWKCSSSNGKIIASLPAATDATINADTSNGSLKGNVSWDGSDGHGTAVLGSGTHKVSLSTSNGSVTVDTAE, via the coding sequence ATGGCAAGATGGAAGATCGGCAGTTTTACCGCAGCCTTGGGCTGCATCATCTTGGGGGTAATCATCGTATTGGCCCAATTTGATGTGATTACTTACCAGGCGCTGGGGTACCTCTGGCCTGCACTGCTTATATTGTTCGGGCTGGAGACATTGCTGCGGATATTCATCAAATCCGATGCCAAAACCCGTATAAGCGGCTGGGCTGTTGTTCTTATTGTGATATTGGTTGCTGCCAGCGGAGCCCAAAAAGTGCTGGCTGACGGCTCGCTCAGCGGAATCTTTGGCAATACCCAGCTGGTGCCGGTGAATGGAACAGCCGATGTGCAGCCAGGGATTAAAAATGTGAAGATCGAACTGCCATACGGCAAGGTTAAGATTAATGGAGTGGAAGGCAGCAAGCTTGACTATGATGGGAAGCTGGAATTACCAGGAGACTCAGATCAAGAAGCCTCCAGCGCATTGGCACAGAAATGGACCGTTATTGCCGCAGGAGACACCTTAACGATGAAGCTGGAGGGAAATTCGGGCTGGCTGTCCAATATTCATATCGGGTTCAATCTCAAAGATCCCTATTTAAATGTCAGCCTTCCCAGCAATCTTGCAGTAGAAGTCGAAACCAACGACGGATCGATTGAAGCCGGCAATCTGCAGTCCGGTATTGAAGTGGATACGAGCAACGGCAGGCTGGACATTCATGATGTAGCCGGAGGCGTGGATGCACATACGAGCAATGGAACAATAACTGCGCAGAATGTGAAGGGTGAAGTGAAGCTGGTCAGCTCCAACGGTGCAATAGATCTGGGCAATATCGACGGTTCGCTGTATGCCAAGAGCAGCAACGGCAAGATTACGATCAACTCGGGGATCACGGGCGAATGGAAATGCTCCTCCAGCAACGGCAAGATCATTGCTAGCCTGCCGGCGGCTACGGATGCAACGATCAATGCAGATACCAGCAACGGCTCGCTGAAGGGCAATGTCAGCTGGGACGGCAGCGACGGTCATGGAACCGCCGTACTTGGCAGCGGAACCCACAAAGTGTCTTTGTCGACCAGCAATGGATCAGTAACGGTGGATACAGCGGAATAG
- a CDS encoding aldo/keto reductase: protein MQYAKLGKSGMKVSRLCLGTMNFGPITDEKEAFRIMDAALDAGINFFDTANVYGWGENSGLTETIIGRWFKQGGGRREKVVLATKVYGAMSDKLDGPNDESGLSSYIIRRHLEGSLQRLQTDHIELYQMHHVDRSVSWDELWGAFELAVSQGKIGYVGSSNFAGWDIAVAQQEAKARGFLGLVSEQHKYSLTCRLPELEVLPASLNLGLGIIPWSPLDGGLLGRNALKKIEGSRSGGNAERVEQYKRQLEAFAELSLELGEPQDNIALAWLLANPAVTAPIIGPRTLEQFESALRSLEVLLDESVLKRLDEIFPGPGGAAPQAYAW, encoded by the coding sequence GTGCAATACGCAAAGCTTGGCAAATCCGGTATGAAGGTCAGCCGTCTCTGTCTGGGAACGATGAACTTCGGTCCGATTACGGACGAAAAGGAAGCCTTCCGCATTATGGACGCTGCGCTTGATGCCGGAATCAACTTTTTTGATACCGCCAATGTGTACGGCTGGGGAGAAAACTCCGGACTCACAGAAACGATTATCGGCCGCTGGTTCAAGCAGGGCGGCGGACGCCGGGAAAAGGTTGTGCTAGCCACCAAGGTCTACGGTGCCATGAGCGACAAGCTTGACGGCCCCAATGATGAAAGCGGTCTCTCCTCCTATATTATCCGGCGGCATCTGGAAGGCTCGCTGCAGCGTCTGCAGACGGATCACATTGAGCTATACCAAATGCACCATGTAGACCGCAGCGTCTCCTGGGACGAGCTGTGGGGCGCCTTTGAGCTCGCTGTGAGCCAGGGCAAAATCGGCTATGTCGGCTCCAGCAACTTCGCCGGCTGGGATATTGCTGTAGCCCAGCAGGAGGCCAAAGCCCGCGGATTCCTGGGGCTTGTATCCGAACAGCATAAATACAGCCTCACCTGCCGTCTGCCGGAGCTGGAGGTTCTGCCAGCGTCCCTGAATCTCGGCTTGGGGATCATTCCCTGGAGCCCGCTCGACGGGGGCCTGCTTGGCCGCAATGCGCTCAAGAAAATAGAGGGCAGCCGCAGCGGCGGGAACGCCGAGCGGGTAGAACAGTATAAGCGCCAGCTAGAGGCGTTTGCCGAACTGAGCCTTGAGCTTGGCGAACCGCAGGATAATATCGCCCTCGCCTGGCTGCTGGCGAATCCCGCAGTCACCGCGCCGATCATCGGCCCGCGCACGCTGGAGCAGTTCGAAAGCGCCCTGCGCAGCCTGGAGGTCCTTCTGGATGAGTCCGTACTGAAGCGTCTGGATGAGATTTTCCCTGGTCCGGGCGGTGCAGCTCCACAGGCGTACGCCTGGTAG
- the leuB gene encoding 3-isopropylmalate dehydrogenase encodes MSEVKKIAVIAGDGIGPEVVAEALKVLKKTEELFGYAFETEQALFGGIAIDERGTPLPEDTLDICRSADAVLLGAVGGPKWDNNPKELRPETGLLGIRKALGLFSNLRPAVVFDCLKDASTLKPEVLEGTDLMVVRELTGGIYFGDKLRRQGEFGEEAVDTCVYNVTEVERIVRQAFEIAGKRRNKLASVDKANVLETSRLWREVVNRIAPEYPQVELEHVLVDNCAMQLLRRPSSFDVIVTENMFGDILSDEAAMLTGSIGMLASASLGEGSYGLYEPVHGSAPDIAGQGLANPIATILSLALMFRMTFGYEAAAAAIEAAVAEVLDAGHRTSDIAVDKSKAISTTEMGDLIVAAIRKA; translated from the coding sequence ATGAGTGAAGTCAAAAAAATCGCCGTAATCGCCGGGGACGGCATCGGACCTGAAGTTGTGGCTGAAGCGTTGAAAGTATTGAAAAAAACGGAGGAACTGTTCGGCTATGCTTTTGAAACCGAGCAGGCGCTGTTTGGCGGTATTGCCATTGATGAACGGGGAACGCCGCTTCCGGAGGATACGCTGGACATCTGCCGCAGTGCTGATGCTGTGCTGTTGGGTGCGGTCGGCGGGCCGAAATGGGACAACAACCCCAAGGAGCTGCGTCCGGAAACCGGGCTGCTGGGCATCCGCAAAGCGCTGGGACTGTTCTCTAACCTGCGTCCGGCCGTTGTTTTTGACTGTCTGAAGGATGCTTCGACGCTGAAGCCGGAAGTACTGGAAGGCACGGATCTCATGGTGGTGCGCGAGCTGACAGGCGGCATTTACTTCGGAGACAAGCTGCGCCGTCAAGGTGAATTCGGCGAAGAAGCGGTAGATACATGTGTGTATAATGTAACGGAAGTAGAGCGCATTGTGCGCCAAGCCTTTGAAATTGCCGGCAAACGCCGCAATAAGCTGGCGAGCGTCGACAAAGCGAATGTACTGGAAACCTCCCGTCTCTGGCGTGAGGTTGTGAACAGAATTGCTCCTGAATATCCGCAGGTAGAGCTGGAGCATGTGCTGGTGGACAATTGCGCTATGCAATTGCTGCGCCGTCCGTCCAGCTTCGATGTCATTGTGACCGAGAATATGTTCGGGGACATCCTCAGTGATGAAGCTGCGATGCTGACCGGTTCGATCGGCATGCTGGCTTCTGCATCGCTCGGCGAAGGCAGCTACGGCCTCTATGAGCCGGTCCACGGCTCCGCGCCTGACATTGCCGGACAGGGGCTGGCTAATCCAATCGCCACCATTTTGTCGCTTGCCCTGATGTTCCGCATGACCTTTGGTTATGAGGCGGCTGCGGCTGCGATAGAGGCTGCCGTGGCTGAGGTTCTGGATGCCGGACACCGCACGAGCGATATCGCTGTTGACAAGAGCAAGGCCATCAGCACAACGGAGATGGGCGATCTCATTGTGGCGGCTATCCGCAAAGCCTAA
- a CDS encoding peroxiredoxin produces MAERLVGKPAPDFTMETVTGDGKDFGKVSLSDYRGKWLVFFFYPLDFTFVCPTEITALSDAAADFTALDTEILGVSIDSVHSHKAWITTPKDSNGLGPINFPLASDITKKVASDYGVLIEEEGVALRGLFIIDPEGELKYQVVNHNDVGRSVEETLRVLQALQSGGLCAMNWKPGDKNL; encoded by the coding sequence ATGGCAGAACGTTTGGTAGGTAAACCAGCCCCAGATTTCACAATGGAAACCGTAACGGGCGACGGTAAGGATTTCGGTAAGGTAAGCTTGTCCGACTATCGCGGCAAATGGCTTGTATTCTTCTTTTATCCGCTTGACTTCACATTTGTATGTCCGACGGAAATCACGGCGCTTAGCGATGCTGCAGCTGATTTCACAGCACTTGATACCGAAATTCTTGGTGTGAGCATCGATTCGGTCCACAGCCACAAAGCATGGATCACCACGCCTAAGGATTCGAACGGCCTTGGCCCAATCAACTTCCCGCTCGCTTCGGATATCACGAAGAAGGTTGCCAGTGATTATGGCGTCCTGATCGAAGAAGAAGGTGTGGCACTGCGCGGCTTGTTCATCATTGATCCTGAAGGTGAGCTGAAATACCAGGTAGTCAACCACAACGACGTAGGCCGCAGCGTAGAAGAGACACTTCGTGTTCTGCAAGCCCTGCAATCAGGCGGACTCTGCGCGATGAACTGGAAGCCGGGCGATAAGAATCTGTAA